In Bacillus solimangrovi, a single genomic region encodes these proteins:
- the mgsA gene encoding methylglyoxal synthase: MKVKVALIAHDKKKKDMIQFSTAYKHILEKHDLHATGTTGLKIMEATGLHVHRFQSGPLGGDQEIGALIAQNKMDMVIFFRDPLTAQPHEPDVSALLRLCDVHNIPLATNMGSAEILIHGLERGDLNWRSIINEQSE; this comes from the coding sequence ATGAAAGTAAAAGTCGCACTAATTGCACATGATAAAAAGAAAAAAGATATGATTCAGTTTTCTACAGCCTATAAACATATTTTAGAAAAGCATGATCTTCATGCTACTGGAACAACAGGACTGAAAATCATGGAAGCAACCGGACTTCATGTTCATCGTTTCCAATCTGGACCTCTTGGGGGCGATCAAGAAATTGGCGCTTTAATCGCGCAAAATAAAATGGATATGGTCATCTTCTTCCGTGATCCGTTAACTGCACAACCTCATGAACCTGATGTTTCTGCATTATTGCGTTTGTGTGATGTACATAACATTCCTCTTGCAACAAACATGGGATCAGCTGAAATTTTAATACATGGATTAGAACGTGGTGATCTAAATTGGCGCTCAATCATCAATGAGCAAAGTGAATAA